In Kiloniellales bacterium, the genomic window CGCTGCACGCCCCGGAGGTCGAGTGCATCGGCAAGGGAAAGGCGCACCGACCCTACGAGTTCGGCGTCAAGGTCTCGATCGCCACCACCAACGCCCGCGCGCCGGGCGGTCAGTTCGTGGTCCATGCCAAGGCCCTGCCCGGCAACCCCTATGACGGCCACACCCTGGCGGAGGTCCTCAAGGAGACCCAGGCGCTGACCGGCGGCGAGATCAAACGGGTCTATGTCGACAAGGGCTATCGCGGCCACGACGCGCCCAACCCCTTCCGGGTCTACCGCTCAGGCCAGAAGCGTGGTGTCCATGGTGTGATCCGCAAGGAACTCCGGCGTCGAGCCGCCATCGAGGCCGTCATCGGCCACCTCAAGACCGACGGCCATCTC contains:
- a CDS encoding transposase — protein: LHAPEVECIGKGKAHRPYEFGVKVSIATTNARAPGGQFVVHAKALPGNPYDGHTLAEVLKETQALTGGEIKRVYVDKGYRGHDAPNPFRVYRSGQKRGVHGVIRKELRRRAAIEAVIGHLKTDGHLGRNYLKGRHGDQANAVLTAVGHNLRLVLRWLSALLTQILAAILAAFMPVPALKTAS